The sequence TTTCTTCTTTCTAAGACGGGAAAGAGAGGGTGCGTGTTTGCGCTTAAGTAGTTTATCGCAATAACCCTAAATCCGCTAATTTTTCAGGCAGAGGGAGTGTCGCCGGGCATACGGTGAATTCGCCCTCCCCAGGGGCGAAGAGATTATCCCCTGGGAGGGGCGCCTGAGGTGAGAGAAACCGACACGGATGTCGGTTTCACAAGCAGGCAATCGGCGAACGCAGGGAGCCGCGGGACTCGCTTGGGCAGTTGTCACGAACGACAATCTGCACCCCCCGCCCAAGCGAGTTCCGGTGACACTCCCCGCTGAGGTGCGGATTTAGGATAACAAACGGACATTGACAAAACGAACCGGTCCTCGCAGACTTTCAACGATCAGTCTCTTGACCATCGGATCGGCTCGTCAGGACAATTTCACCTTTTCAAAAGGCAAAGCGGAGCTTCAGCGTGAAGAAATGCGCGAGCATCACGAACCCATGTGAAGGCGCACCCTTTGTAGGAGCAGATTTCGTAATGCCCCCTCCCCGGATTTCTATACTCCTTGAAGCTCTCCTCTATCGCCGCCATCGCCGTCCCCTGGTATGTCCCTGTTGCGCCACCACTATCGGTCTTTGTAGCCGAAGAGCACCGCGGAGGACGCACTCGTCCAGGTGGCATCGAACCATATATCTGATTCGGGGACCGAACATCCGACCACGAGGTAGCGGTATTTTTCGACAAGGCGGCTCCGGAGCCTGTCGCCGCATCCGGAATCGACGAGCACGACGCGGGGGCGGGGAACACCGAGCTTCGACAAGCAGATCCTCCCCCGAGATGTCCTCCTGCGGCATCGACGGCTCTTTCCTTCATCGGTCACGATCTATAGGCGGTACGAACACCTCGCCCCTCGGACTTATTACTGAATTTTACATCGAATGGATAAGAATGTTCAGCTTCTTCTATTTTTATGGTGCGCTGTAGAATTAACTGCCTGCGAGTAGAGATTCAAACTTTTCAGTCATAATGATCGCGCCTCCCAGGTGAAGGGCTGTGTGGTCGCAAACACTGCCTTGCCGCTGTTCTCCGAACAGCCCGGAGAGATTTTTCCGTCCACATCCGCGAAAAAGGCCGTGCCCTTTCGGTCAGTTCTCCCGGAGAGAGAGGAGAAATCTCCGTACAAGGTTTCCCGTCACCGTTTTTCTGAATTCTCCGGACGTCCTTGGGTTTATCTCCCGGGAGGCCCTGTCCGCAGCATCATCTGCCAGTTCGGCCGAAAGTCTTTTGCCGGAAAGAAGCTCCTCGGTCTCCTGAAGGCGGACAGGAAAGGCGGACATGCTTCCTGCTGCTATGCGCACATCCTTCAGAGTTCCTTTCTCCAGGACGGCGGAACAGGCAACAGATATCCTGGAAAGGGTCAGTGCCGCCCTTGAACCCCGCTTGTAAAACGCCTGCCGCAGAGAGGTCCGGGGAAGGGGGAGAGAGACGCCGCGCAGGATTTCATCTTTTTTCATGACCGTCTGCCTGTAGCCGGTAAAGAATTCCTCCATGGGAATCCGCCGTTCTCCCCTGACGCTCGCCAGGATGACCGACGCCCCGAGAACCAGCAGGGGAACAGGAAGGTCGGCGGCGCCCGAGGCGGAAGCCAGGTTTCCGCCCAGAGTGGCCCTGTTCTGCACCGCCCGGGCACCGCTCAGTTCCGCTGCCCGGGCAAGGGCGGGAAAGAGAGCAAGCACGTCGGGATGTTCCATGATCATGCTGTCGCCGGCGCAGGCCCCCGCGAAAAGATCATCGCTGCGGAGGACTATTGTTTTGAGCTCTTCCACTCTTGAGAGGTCGAGAACCTTCTTCACCTCAACTTTTCCGTTTTTCATGTCGGGATAGAAATCGGTCGTTCCCGCGAGAAAGGTTATTTCATCGCCGTATTCGGCCCGTATTTCAAGGGCTTCATCGAGGGACGAAGGCTGAAAAAAGGATTTTCTTTCCTCTTCGGTAAATTCCGGCGGATAACAGCACACCGGTCCGCCGAAAGGCGGGATTTCCTCTCCGTACCCCATGTCCGCCGCCTTCTCCACTGCCCTGATGATTTTCTCGTAGCCGGTGCACCGGCACAGGTTTCCGGCGAGGGCCGTTCTGATCGCGGGTCGGTCCGGATGAGGATTTCGGGCGAGAAGAGCCCTGGAGGCAATCACCATCCCCGGGATGCAGAAACCGCACTGCACGGCCCCTTCGTCAGCATACGCTTTCTGTAAGATATCCGGGGTGTCCGGCGAACCCAGCCCTTCCGTGGTGAGTACTGTCCGCCCATGGATCTGCATAGCAGGGATCATGCATGAATTGACAAGTTCTCCGTCGAGAAGGACGGCACAGGCGCCGCACTCCCCCTCCCCGCATCCTTCTTTCGTACCGGTGAGTCCAAGGCTCCGCAGCACGTCCAGAAGACGGTCCAAGGGACGGGTTTCCAACACCCGGAGCGTCCCGTTGATGACACAGGTTATTTTCATTGTTCTCCTGCCTTCCGTTCCTGCTTTTTTCCCCGAAGAAGGGAATGCAGATATTCTCCTGTCACAGGAATCCTCTCGGGAAAGATTCCCGTCGCCTGCCCGACAGCGGCGACAAGCGCCGGAGCGCCTGAGTCCATGGGAAGCTCACCCAGCCCCTTCGCTCCGTAGGGTCCCCCCGAGAAGGGTACTTCCTGAAGATCCACGGAAAAATCCGGCGTGTCGAGGGTCGTCGGGATCAGGTACTGGTTGAGGTGTGCCGCGGTGTAGCTTCCGTTTTTCATCTCCACGTCCTCGAGGTAAGCGTAGCCGAAAGCCTGGAGGGATCCTCCTTCAATCTGGCCTGCGGCAAGGACGGGAGAAACAGCCTTCCCTATCTCGGCTGAGACATGGGCTTTCCGGGGCGAAATTTCGAAGGTTTCCATGTCCACCTCGACCTCCACCACATTGGCGATCCAGGCGTAGGCCTTGTACGCGTCGCCGGTGTAGGATGCTTCATCCCAAGAAAATCCCGGATCCGGCCGATAACGCGCTGTCGCGGAGAGAACTCCGGGGAAAGAAGCAAGCCTCTTCGCCATGTCGAAGAAAGGAATCCGCTCATTTTCGCCTGCTGAGAAAGCTCCCTTTTCAAATGAGACAGGCGTACCGGCGAACTCTTCAAGTTCGGCTGCCTTTTCCGCCATCTGCTCTACAAGGGAAAGGCAGGCGTCCTGGACCGTTTTTCCCACGTACATGGTTGTCCTTGATGCGACCGTGGGGCCGCTGTTCGGGACCACTGACGTATCGGGAATATGGTGAACCACTTTCGTGAAGTCCAGTCCGAGGGTCTCCGCCGCAATCATGGGAAGGACGGTGGATGCACCCTGGCCCATTTCAACGCTGCTCACAAGCACCTCAACCTTCTCGCCCCCTGCAACCCGGACGGATGCGGAGCCGTTGATATTTTCTTCCCCGCTTCCGGTAAAACCGCCGCCGTGAAGCCCGAGGGAGAGACCTATGCCCTTCTTGAAAAAAGGATTCTTTCTGTTTTCTTCGTCGAACAGGCGCCGTTTCTCCCGGTAACCGGACATTTCCACCACTTTGTCCAGGACCAGCTCAGCCGACATGCCTTCTCCAAGGACCTGTCCGTAGGGAAAGGAAAACCCGTTTTTCAGGAGGTTTTTCTTCCGGAGGTCCAAGGGGTCCATTCCAAGAACCTCTGCAATCCTGTCCATGTGCCGCTCGACGGCGAAATTACTCTGGGGAACCCCGAATCCCCTGTAGGCGCCGTTTGGAGGTGTGTTCGTGGCCACCGCACGGGCCCTGACGGAGACGTCGGGAATGAAGTAGCACCCGGTGGCGTGGAGAATGGAGCGGGAGAGTACCACCTTGCTCATGGTGGTGAAGGCTCCTCCGTCAAGGATGATGTCGATTTCCGCAGCCACCAGGGTTCCGTCCTTTTTGACCCCGGTCCGGTGCCTGATGATCGAAGGGTGCCGTTTGGTTGTGCACAGAAGGTCTTCTTTTCTGTCGTAGACCATTTTCACCGGTCGTCCGCTCTTCAGGGCGAGAAGGGCCGCATGGAGTCCAAGAATGGACGGATAGTCCTCTTTCCCGCCGAAACCGCCCCCTGTCACGGTCTGGCGAACTCTGACCTTTTCGGGGAGAAAGCCCAGTCCCTTGACCAGGGCCGAGTGAACGTAATAGGGACACTGCATGGAACCGATGACCTCCATGGATCCGTCCTCTCCTGGAAGGGCTGCCATGCCCTGGGTTTCAAGATAGACGTGCTCCTGGTGTTTTGTCCTGTAGGTCCCTTCCACAATAAGGTCCGCCGAAGCAAATGCCCCGGCCGCGTTCCCCGAGGCAACTGTATATTCGTCCATGACGTTGTTGTCCCCCCAGATGACCTGGGTACAGGCTATGGAGTCCTCCACGGTGAGGACGGGGGGGAGCTCCTCCATGTCCACCGTAACTGCTGCAAGGGCCTCCATGAGGGTTTCCTGGTCCGGGGCAGCCACCAGGGCAACCGCCTGGGTCGGGAAGGAGATCAGGGAATCAGCCAGAGCAGGGTAATCGTCCCTGATCATGGAAACCGTGTTGACCCCGGGAATATCCCGCGCCGTCACCAGGACAGCCCGGCTCCAGTCAAAAGAGGGATCCTGCCGGATTCCCTTTATTCTTCCCCTGGGCACCTGGGCGCGCACCGTTCCGCCGACCCAGCATCCGTCGATGGTCAGGTCATCCAGAAATTTGGCACTTCCGCACGCTTTTGCCAGGCCGTCGGTTCTCGGAAGCCGAGAACCGACGAGGACCGTTTTCTCGTTCAAGCGCCGCTCCCCCTTCCTATTCCGCACCCGGTCGGGCGTTCCGGGCCATCACGTTTCTCATGTACAGGCCGCGGACGTCCTCAATGGAGGCATACCCCGACGAATCTAACCATTCTCCTATCTCCCGGGCCACTTTTCCGTATATTCCCGGCCCGTGCTGTATGGCTGCAGAACAGATCTGCACAAGGGACGCTCCGGCCATGAGGAACTGAAGGGCGTCCCTGCCGGTATAAACACCTCCCACGCCGATAACCGGCTTCGGCTGAACCGATGCTATCTGGTAGACAATGCGGAGGGCAATGGGGCGTATGGGAGGTCCGGAAAGCCATCCCTGGCCGTAGGTAGAGCCCAGCGGAGGCTTCGCCGTGTCAATGTCGAAATCCAGGGCCGGTCCGAAGGAGTTGATGGCGACAAAACCATCCACGATGTCCGCCGCCCGCACCGCCAGTTCCTCGATATCCGGGGTGTTGGGAGAAATTTTCATCCATACGGGAACGGATACGGCCTCCCGGAGCGCCCTGGCCACGTCGAGGAGAGGATCGATGGACTTTCCGGTATAGTGGGTGGAAAACTCTATGATGTCGGGCCCGACTTCTTTTTCCAGCAATCTGCCCAAGGTCCTTACATCGTCCGGCGTGTAGCCTACGGAGACGATGAGGGGAACCCCGGCACGCTTGATATCCCGGTAGGCTTCCAGGTACTCCTCCACCGGCGTCTCGGCCCAGGTTTCGCAGTTGAGAAGACCGCCGCACGAGGCCTTCCGTATGGTGGGTCTCGGGTCCTTGGCAGGAACCACGGAGACCGTTTTTGTCACGATTCCTCCGGCTCCGCCTGCCACGGCATCGTGCATCCTCGCCGCCGTTCCCACATTCGGCCCTGCGGCTGTCAGTACCGGATTTGAAAAAAAGACATCATGTACCCGTAAGGAAAGATCTGCCATGATTTTGCCTCCCTGAACTCACAAATTTCGAAAGCGGAGCGATAGGGCCGATGCCGCCCTTTTGGCCCGAAACCGGAGAGAGTCCATGTCGTGACCGGGGAATTCTCCCTTCCGCCAGAGGATTTTCCCGTTGACCACCGTGAGATGGGCTTTCCCTCCCTTTGCTCCGAACAGGAGGTGCCCGAGTAGGTTTGTCTCCGAAACGGGAGAAAGGGGGATGTAATCGAGAACCGCAATATCAGCCGCTGCTCCCGGCCGGAAACCGGTCCGGACCGGAAGGCGTCTCTGAAGAACTTTTTCCGGGAAACGGAACATCATGTCCGCCATTCTGGAATAGGGTTCCCCGCCCCCGGCCCCGAGGAGCATGTAAGAGCGAAGAGCGGCCACCATGTCTCCCGACATCCCGTCCGTCCCCAAGAGATGCCCGGGAAGCCTGTCCCTGTCCGGTTTTCCGACCCGGTTGTTGGCGTTGGATTCAGGATTCAGGACGACCACTGGCCTGATCTCCCCGAGAAGGGAATAGTCCGTCTCCGAGAGATGGACACAATGAATCAGGAAGCTGTCCCCGTCCAGGAGGCCGAAGGAGTTCAGTCGGTCCACCGGGCCCTGGTACCCCAGCTCCCGGCAGAATGCGAGATCCTCCGGAGCTTCCCCGCAATGAACATGAACGGCCATTTCCGCCGGCTTTTCCGTCGAGATGAAAGCCAGCGTCTCCTCCGAAAGGGTCAGGTTGGCGTGAAGCCCGAACATTCCTCCAAGGAAGGGATCGCCGCGGTGCTTCTCCCAGAAGGAAACATTCTCCGCCACCTGGCGTTTCATCGCCTCTTTCCCCTGCCTGTCGGATGTCTCCAGGCAGAGCACCGCCCTTATCCCCGCGAGAGAGACGGCTTCCGCAGCCACGTCGAGGCTCTCGCGGTCGAAATTCATGGAGGCATGATGGTCGAAAATCGAGGTCACCCCGAAGGAAAGGGAATCCAGGGCTCCCATGAGCACTGAAAAATAGAGCGACTCCTCGTCGATCATCCTGTCCAGCCGCCACCAGAGATTTTCGAGAATCTCGGGAAAGGTCTCCGTCGGACCTGCCGGGGAGATTCCCGGGGCAAAGAAGGAGTACAGGTGGTGGTGGAAATTCACGAGTCCCGGAAGAATCAGCCGTCCTTCCACGTCGTAGAAGGGGATGTCATCTCTCCGGACGGTCTCCCAAGGACCGATCTCCACGATCCGGCCCCCGGAGACGAACAGCGCCCCGTCTTCGAGAAAAAGCCCCGCCCCGTCTGCCACGACACCCCGTCCAATGACAAAGTCCTGGCTGTCGCCGTATTTTCCGGTCATTTGACACCCTTGATCGCCGCGAGCACCTTCTCGGGAGTCAGGGGAAGATCAAAGATCCTCCTGCCCGTGGCGTCGAAAATGGCATTGGCAATGGCGGGGGCCGGTCCGTTGATCCCTATCTCCGAAATGGATTTCGCACCGTAGGGGCCCGTGGGCTCGTTCGATTCCGCCAGGATGGTCTTCATTTCCGGCATGTCCAGGGTACCGAAAATCTTGTAGTCCCAGAAGGAGTTGTTCGTCATCTTCCCCCTCGGGTCGAAGAGATACTGTTCCGTGAGGGCGTAGCTTATGCCGTTCATGGTGGCCCCCTCGATCTGTCCCTCGGTAAGAACGGGGTTGATCGGCCTCCCGCAGTCTCCGGCAGAGACGAACTTCACCAGGCGGACCTTTCCCGTTTCCAGGTCCACGTCCACTTCGGCAAAGTGAGCCATAAAGGGTGCAGGAGATTCATCACCCGTGAAAGAGGCGCCTGCCTGGATCTGGAACTGGTCGTGGCTGTACAGGGCGAAGCAGGCGATTTTTGAAAAGGACGCTTCCTCTCCGGTCTGCCTGTTCACTACAATCCCTCCGTCGCCGAGGAAGAGCGATTCAGCAGGGGCGCCCATGAGGACAGCTGCCGCGGACAGGATTTGGTCCCTGATCTTCCCGGCGCAGCGGAGTACCGCCTGGCCCGAGACATAGGTGGTGGAGGAAGCGTAGGCCCCGGTGTCGAAAGGGGTAAGATCAGTGTCGGAAGAAAGGATGAGAATCATTTCCACGGGCACCTTCAGCGTTTCCGCGGCTATCTGGCTGAGGATGGTGTCCGACCCCGTGCCGATATCCGTGGCACCCACGTACAGGTTGAAGGAACCGTCGTCGTTCATCTTCATGGACGCGCTTCCCATGTCCACTTTCGGGATGCCCGAACCCTGCATGGAGACAGCGGCACCCACACCCTTGACCCACGAGCCGGAGGTGATCCTCTTTCCCCGGAGCCTGCTCCAGCCGATTTCTTCCGCTCCGCGGTCCAGGCACTCGGAGAGTTTGCACGACTTGATGATCTGGCTTACCCCCTCGGTTCCTTCCCCGATCGCCTTGAAAACTTCGGAGGTTTCCCCCTCACGAATATGCCATTTCTTTATGTAATCGACAAAATCCATTCCAATTTTTCTGCTTATGCCGTCCACATGCTGGTTGAAGGCGAAGTACCCCTGGGTGGCACCGTATCCCCGGTAGGCGCCCCCCACCGGAAGGGTGGTGTAGACTGCTCTACCGGTGAAGGAGACATTGGGTATCTTGTTGAACATGGGCAGAACCTTCGACCCCGCGTTGGAGAGCACCGTGAGCGCATGAGCCCCGTAGGCGCCTGTATTCATGATATTGTTCATTTCCAGGGCGGTTATGGTGCCGTCCCTTTTTACGCCGGTCTTTATGCGGACCCTCATGGGGTGCCTCGTCCTGGCGGTGGTGAAGACTTCACGGCGCGTAAGCTCTGCTTTTACGCTCCTCTTGTATTTCCACGCCGCCAAGGCCACGTAAGGCTCGAGAATGATCTCCTGCTTGCTGCCGAAGCCTCCGCCGATCCTCGGCTTCACGACCCTGATCTTGTGGGCGGGAATACCCGTCACCCTGCTGACTGTCCGACGGGCATGGAAGGGGACCTGGGTCGAGGAATAAATAACCAGCCTGCCCTTTTCGTCGAAGGTGGCAGTGGCCGCATGGGGTTCCATGGCACAGTGGTTCGTGTAGTGGGTCCTGTAGGTTTCCTCCTCGATGAAATCGGCTTCGGCGAAGCCCTTTTCCACGTCGCCGAAGGAAAAAAGCACTTCCCCCGCCACATTCTCTTCCGGGCGGTACGGCACGGGAAGGGGAGCGAAAGCTCCGTCATCGTGGAGACAGGGGGCACCCGGATCCATGGATTTTTCCGGGTCAAAGAGGGGTTCGAGCTGACGGTACTCCACCCGAACGGCCCCCGCCGCCGCCCGGGCTGCCGCAGTGGATTCCGCCAGAACTGCACCGACGATATCGCCCACGTACCTCACCTTCTTGTTGAAGAGGGCGGTGTCGTAGGGCGAGGGTTCGGGATATCCCTGCCCGGCCGTGGTGTACAGTTCCGAAGGGGTGTTGCCCGAATGGAAGACATCCACCACCCCCTCCATGCTCCGGGCAGGATTGTCGTCGATGGACAGTATCTCCGCATGGGCGTGGGGGGAATAAAAGAAGACCAGATGAAGAGGATCCTTTACCTCGAAGTCTGCTGTATACCTGGCAGTGCCGCAGGCGAGGGAAAGGGAATCCACCTTCAGGATCGGCTTTCCGACCACGGAAAGATCACTCATAACTGCTCATCCTCCTTGCGGCGAGACG comes from Aminivibrio sp. and encodes:
- a CDS encoding amidohydrolase family protein, with the protein product MTGKYGDSQDFVIGRGVVADGAGLFLEDGALFVSGGRIVEIGPWETVRRDDIPFYDVEGRLILPGLVNFHHHLYSFFAPGISPAGPTETFPEILENLWWRLDRMIDEESLYFSVLMGALDSLSFGVTSIFDHHASMNFDRESLDVAAEAVSLAGIRAVLCLETSDRQGKEAMKRQVAENVSFWEKHRGDPFLGGMFGLHANLTLSEETLAFISTEKPAEMAVHVHCGEAPEDLAFCRELGYQGPVDRLNSFGLLDGDSFLIHCVHLSETDYSLLGEIRPVVVLNPESNANNRVGKPDRDRLPGHLLGTDGMSGDMVAALRSYMLLGAGGGEPYSRMADMMFRFPEKVLQRRLPVRTGFRPGAAADIAVLDYIPLSPVSETNLLGHLLFGAKGGKAHLTVVNGKILWRKGEFPGHDMDSLRFRAKRAASALSLRFRNL
- a CDS encoding xanthine dehydrogenase family protein molybdopterin-binding subunit, with amino-acid sequence MNEKTVLVGSRLPRTDGLAKACGSAKFLDDLTIDGCWVGGTVRAQVPRGRIKGIRQDPSFDWSRAVLVTARDIPGVNTVSMIRDDYPALADSLISFPTQAVALVAAPDQETLMEALAAVTVDMEELPPVLTVEDSIACTQVIWGDNNVMDEYTVASGNAAGAFASADLIVEGTYRTKHQEHVYLETQGMAALPGEDGSMEVIGSMQCPYYVHSALVKGLGFLPEKVRVRQTVTGGGFGGKEDYPSILGLHAALLALKSGRPVKMVYDRKEDLLCTTKRHPSIIRHRTGVKKDGTLVAAEIDIILDGGAFTTMSKVVLSRSILHATGCYFIPDVSVRARAVATNTPPNGAYRGFGVPQSNFAVERHMDRIAEVLGMDPLDLRKKNLLKNGFSFPYGQVLGEGMSAELVLDKVVEMSGYREKRRLFDEENRKNPFFKKGIGLSLGLHGGGFTGSGEENINGSASVRVAGGEKVEVLVSSVEMGQGASTVLPMIAAETLGLDFTKVVHHIPDTSVVPNSGPTVASRTTMYVGKTVQDACLSLVEQMAEKAAELEEFAGTPVSFEKGAFSAGENERIPFFDMAKRLASFPGVLSATARYRPDPGFSWDEASYTGDAYKAYAWIANVVEVEVDMETFEISPRKAHVSAEIGKAVSPVLAAGQIEGGSLQAFGYAYLEDVEMKNGSYTAAHLNQYLIPTTLDTPDFSVDLQEVPFSGGPYGAKGLGELPMDSGAPALVAAVGQATGIFPERIPVTGEYLHSLLRGKKQERKAGEQ
- a CDS encoding molybdopterin cofactor-binding domain-containing protein, which gives rise to MSDLSVVGKPILKVDSLSLACGTARYTADFEVKDPLHLVFFYSPHAHAEILSIDDNPARSMEGVVDVFHSGNTPSELYTTAGQGYPEPSPYDTALFNKKVRYVGDIVGAVLAESTAAARAAAGAVRVEYRQLEPLFDPEKSMDPGAPCLHDDGAFAPLPVPYRPEENVAGEVLFSFGDVEKGFAEADFIEEETYRTHYTNHCAMEPHAATATFDEKGRLVIYSSTQVPFHARRTVSRVTGIPAHKIRVVKPRIGGGFGSKQEIILEPYVALAAWKYKRSVKAELTRREVFTTARTRHPMRVRIKTGVKRDGTITALEMNNIMNTGAYGAHALTVLSNAGSKVLPMFNKIPNVSFTGRAVYTTLPVGGAYRGYGATQGYFAFNQHVDGISRKIGMDFVDYIKKWHIREGETSEVFKAIGEGTEGVSQIIKSCKLSECLDRGAEEIGWSRLRGKRITSGSWVKGVGAAVSMQGSGIPKVDMGSASMKMNDDGSFNLYVGATDIGTGSDTILSQIAAETLKVPVEMILILSSDTDLTPFDTGAYASSTTYVSGQAVLRCAGKIRDQILSAAAVLMGAPAESLFLGDGGIVVNRQTGEEASFSKIACFALYSHDQFQIQAGASFTGDESPAPFMAHFAEVDVDLETGKVRLVKFVSAGDCGRPINPVLTEGQIEGATMNGISYALTEQYLFDPRGKMTNNSFWDYKIFGTLDMPEMKTILAESNEPTGPYGAKSISEIGINGPAPAIANAIFDATGRRIFDLPLTPEKVLAAIKGVK
- a CDS encoding diguanylate cyclase; translation: MADLSLRVHDVFFSNPVLTAAGPNVGTAARMHDAVAGGAGGIVTKTVSVVPAKDPRPTIRKASCGGLLNCETWAETPVEEYLEAYRDIKRAGVPLIVSVGYTPDDVRTLGRLLEKEVGPDIIEFSTHYTGKSIDPLLDVARALREAVSVPVWMKISPNTPDIEELAVRAADIVDGFVAINSFGPALDFDIDTAKPPLGSTYGQGWLSGPPIRPIALRIVYQIASVQPKPVIGVGGVYTGRDALQFLMAGASLVQICSAAIQHGPGIYGKVAREIGEWLDSSGYASIEDVRGLYMRNVMARNARPGAE
- a CDS encoding FAD binding domain-containing protein, with the translated sequence MKITCVINGTLRVLETRPLDRLLDVLRSLGLTGTKEGCGEGECGACAVLLDGELVNSCMIPAMQIHGRTVLTTEGLGSPDTPDILQKAYADEGAVQCGFCIPGMVIASRALLARNPHPDRPAIRTALAGNLCRCTGYEKIIRAVEKAADMGYGEEIPPFGGPVCCYPPEFTEEERKSFFQPSSLDEALEIRAEYGDEITFLAGTTDFYPDMKNGKVEVKKVLDLSRVEELKTIVLRSDDLFAGACAGDSMIMEHPDVLALFPALARAAELSGARAVQNRATLGGNLASASGAADLPVPLLVLGASVILASVRGERRIPMEEFFTGYRQTVMKKDEILRGVSLPLPRTSLRQAFYKRGSRAALTLSRISVACSAVLEKGTLKDVRIAAGSMSAFPVRLQETEELLSGKRLSAELADDAADRASREINPRTSGEFRKTVTGNLVRRFLLSLREN